The Malus domestica chromosome 06, GDT2T_hap1 genome has a segment encoding these proteins:
- the LOC103409438 gene encoding uncharacterized protein → MASNNKPKKLMVSSSQSNLCTTLFFIVLFTIPALFLLRTTTTTSLCTTTFSTHPGPTWSGDLREAQFAWNRLPFLQDRPRPTALRIAVFSRKWPIGTVPGGMERHAHTLHTALSLLGHQVHVFTSPVPSQELIKLDNQHGSPSPSSPYIHFHEGDPGRWRYNKAWEQFLEENQRENFDVVHSESVALPHWLARNLPNLAVSWHGIALESLHSGIFQDLTRKPSEPISPSFNQSIQGVVPKVLNEIRFFHNYAHHVAISDSCGEMLRDVYQIPNKRVHVIVNGVNEADFGVDNNLGQEFRYAIGVPKNASLVFGVAGRLVKDKGHPILYEAFSKLIAKNPNVYLIVAGSGPWEERYKDLGPQVLVLGSMSPSKLHEFYNGIDIFVNPTLRPQGLDLTLMEAMMSGKPVMASRFPSIKGTIVVDDEFGFMFSPNVESLLEALELAVNEGPRRAAQRGKACREYANSMFTARKMALAYERLFLCIKNETFCTYP, encoded by the coding sequence ATGGCCTCCAACAACAAACCGAAGAAACTCATGGTTTCCTCTTCCCAATCAAATCTTTGCACCACCCTCTTCTTCATTGTCCTCTTCACCATCCCCGCCCTTTTCCTCCTccgcaccaccaccacaacttcTCTTTGCACCACCACTTTTTCCACCCACCCTGGCCCCACCTGGTCCGGCGATCTCCGCGAGGCTCAGTTCGCCTGGAACCGCCTTCCCTTTCTTCAAGACCGTCCTCGACCAACCGCCCTCAGAATCGCCGTCTTCTCAAGAAAATGGCCTATAGGCACCGTCCCGGGTGGCATGGAGCGCCACGCCCACACTCTCCACACAGCTCTCTCCCTCCTCGGCCATCAAGTCCATGTGTTCACCTCCCCAGTCCCTTCCCAGGAGCTGATCAAACTCGACAACCAACATGGAAGTCCGAGCCCATCGTCACCCTATATCCACTTCCACGAGGGAGACCCCGGTCGCTGGCGTTACAACAAAGCATGGGAGCAGTTTTTGGAAGAAAACCAACGTGAAAATTTCGATGTAGTTCACTCCGAAAGCGTGGCGCTACCTCATTGGCTAGCGCGAAATCTCCCAAACCTCGCCGTGTCATGGCATGGGATTGCCCTCGAAAGCTTACACTCCGGCATCTTCCAAGACTTGACGCGCAAGCCTAGTGAGCCTATCTCCCCATCTTTCAACCAAAGCATTCAAGGGGTTGTCCCAAAAGTTTTAAATGAGATACGATTCTTCCATAACTATGCCCATCATGTTGCTATAAGTGATAGTTGTGGGGAGATGCTAAGGGATGTCTACCAAATACCAAACAAAAGAGTGCATGTGATTGTCAACGGTGTTAACGAAGCCGACTTTGGCGTAGATAATAACCTAGGCCAAGAGTTTAGGTATGCAATCGGCGTACCTAAAAACGCTAGTTTGGTATTCGGAGTGGCCGGAAGATTAGTGAAAGACAAAGGCCATCCTATATTATACGAAGCATTCTCAAAGCTCATAGCTAAGAATCCTAATGTGTATTTGATCGTGGCTGGTTCGGGACCGTGGGAAGAAAGGTACAAGGATCTGGGGCCTCAAGTTCTTGTTCTTGGGTCTATGAGTCCATCCAAATTACACGAATTCTATAATGGCATCGATATCTTTGTGAATCCAACGCTTCGACCGCAAGGTCTTGATCTTACTTTAATGGAGGCAATGATGAGTGGGAAGCCGGTGATGGCGTCAAGGTTTCCGAGCATCAAAGGTACTATTGTTGTGGATGATGAGTTCGGCTTCATGTTCTCTCCGAACGTCGAATCATTGTTGGAGGCTTTGGAGTTGGCTGTGAATGAAGGGCCAAGGAGGGCAGCTCAAAGAGGAAAAGCTTGCCGGGAATATGCAAATTCCATGTTTACGGCAAGAAAGATGGCATTAGCATACGAGAGGTTGTTTCTTTGTATAAAAAATGAAACATTTTGTACTTACCCGTGA
- the LOC103436829 gene encoding probable serine/threonine-protein kinase PBL15 → MTRRQQQHSKPWRPFTANCCSAEDQTIFRNFSRCRPSRSDLSKDVAHQLPSFRRLSFSDLSRSSSIRINEDLAQSFGSDLYDFQLSELRAVTQNFYVNFLLGEGGFGTVHKGYVDENLRQGLKAQAVAVKLLDIEGLQGHREWLAEVIFLGQLRHQNLVKLIGYCCENEERLLVYEFMPRGSLENHLFKRLSVSLPWATRLKIAIGAAKGLAFLHGAETPVIYRDFKTSNVLLDSDFTAKLSDFGLAKMGPEGSETHVTTRVMGTYGYAAPEYVSTGQLTTKCDIYSFGVVLLELLTGKRAMDKSRPKSEQNLIDWAKPYLTSSSRRLRYIMDPRLAGQYSVKGAKEIAHLALQCISMNPKDRPKMPTIIETLESLQNLKDMAVACGHWPASPKSARNGVFGNARMDGHRVRNIRKSSPTATANQK, encoded by the exons ATGACGAGGCGGCAGCAGCAGCACTCAAAGCCTTGGAGACCATTCACAGCAAACTGCTGTTCAGCTGAAGACCAAACAATCTTTCGCAACTTCAGCAGGTGCAGGCCATCAAGGTCTGATCTTTCCAAGGATGTTGCTCACCAACTGCCGTCCTTCCGGCGGTTGTCTTTTTCTGATCTCAGCCGTTCTTCATCCATACGGATTAACGAGGATCTTGCACAGTCTTTTGGGTCGGACTTGTATGATTTTCAACTGAGTGAGCTGCGTGCTGTGACTCAGAATTTTTATGTCAATTTTTTGCTGGGAGAAGGTGGGTTTGGAACCGTGCATAAGGGTTATGTTGATGAGAATTTGAGGCAGGGTTTGAAGGCTCAGGCCGTTGCAGTTAAGCTCCTCGACATTGAAGGCCTACAAGGACACCGCGAATGGCTC GCAGAAGTGATATTTCTTGGGCAGCTGAGGCACCAGAATTTGGTGAAATTGATTGGCTACTGTTGCGAGAACGAAGAAAGACTCCTTGTTTATGAGTTTATGCCTCGAGGCAGCTTAGAGAATCACTTATTCAAAA GGCTTTCAGTATCATTGCCTTGGGCCACAAGATTAAAGATTGCAATAGGAGCAGCCAAAGGccttgctttcttgcatggGGCTGAGACACCTGTTATATATCGGGatttcaaaacttcaaatgTCTTGCTAGATTCT GATTTCACAGCAAAGCTGTCAGATTTTGGACTTGCAAAGATGGGGCCTGAAGGATCAGAAACGCATGTCACAACAAGAGTAATGGGTACCTATGGATACGCTGCCCCTGAATATGTCTCAACAG gaCAATTGACAACAAAATGTGACATCTACAGCTTTGGAGTGGTGCTGCTAGAATTGCTAACAGGAAAAAGAGCAATGGATAAATCGAGACCAAAGAGCGAGCAAAATCTGATTGATTGGGCAAAACCTTACCTGACTAGCAGTAGTCGGAGGTTGCGCTATATTATGGACCCGAGACTTGCTGGCCAGTATTCTGTCAAGGGAGCGAAGGAGATTGCCCATCTGGCATTACAATGCATAAGTATGAACCCTAAAGACAGGCCTAAAATGCCAACCATTATCGAGACTCTTGAAAGCCTTCAAAACTTGAAGGACATGGCCGTCGCTTGTGGACATTGGCCGGCATCACCAAAATCTGCTAGAAATGGGGTTTTTGGTAATGCTAGAATGGATGGTCACAGAGTTCGGAATATCAGGAAATCGTCTCCAACTGCAACTGCAAATCAGAAATAA
- the LOC103436831 gene encoding protein NUCLEAR FUSION DEFECTIVE 4: MRPRRETERRKPNNATSSNTQQQQQPSWWSLRRGGGAGAGAGGFDIPKHQIFFRAILMAGQSRKWMILVATIWIQAFTGTNFDFSSYSSSLKSVLGISQVQLNYLATASDLGKVLGWSSGLALMYLPLWVVLFMSAFMGLIGYGMQWLVIRQIISLPYILIFLLCLLAGCSICWFNTVCFVLCIRNFPANQPLAISLTVSFNGVSAALYNLVADAIDSSSTSLFLFLNAVIPLVTSVAALIPILRQPTLDPLPPDGVRRDSLIFLILNIVAVLTGVYLLLFSSTSFDAATARLLLAGAIFLLIFPLCIPGIVYARSWVRRVIHSRIRFEGWGLVLVDVDDLELHKELLSRENSMNYGNGSVGHLLNNNERPPSTLSFRQKSGYHSTEGCCGAIVGKDQLVMLGEDHTARALVRRLDFWLYYFAYFCGGTIGLVYSNNLGQIAQSLGQSSKTSTLVTLYSSFSFFGRLLSAAPDYIRAKFYFARTGWLTIALLPTPVAFLLLASSGSSLALHTGTALIGLSSGFIFAAAVSITSELFGPNSVGVNHNILITNIPIGSLVYGFLAAIVYDSNVSSNLNILRTDSIVCMGRDCYFLTFVWWACISVLGLGSSVLLFLRTRHAYDHFEHNRSTQLF, encoded by the exons ATGAGGCCACGTAGGGAGACTGAGAGACGCAAACCAAACAACGCAACCAGCAGCaacacacaacaacaacaacaaccgtCGTGGTGGTCTTTGCGGCGGGGAGGAGGCGCTGGCGCTGGCGCTGGCGGCTTTGACATTCCTAAACACCAAATATTTTTCAGGGCAATTCTGATGGCGGGGCAGTCGAGAAAATGGATGATTCTGGTGGCTACAATATGGATTCAGGCATTTACAGGGACGAACTTCGACTTCTCGTCGTATTCGTCGTCGTTGAAGTCGGTTCTGGGGATCTCGCAGGTGCAGTTGAATTACCTGGCAACGGCGTCTGATCTGGGCAAGGTGTTGGGGTGGTCGTCGGGGCTGGCTCTCATGTATCTTCCTCTCTGGGTTGTGCTGTTCATGTCCGCCTTTATGGGACTCATCGGTTACGGCATGCAGTGGCTTGTCATTCGCCAAATCATTTCCTTGCCATATATCCTG ATATTTCTTCTGTGTTTGTTGGCTGGGTGTAGCATCTGTTGGTTCAACACCGTATGTTTCGTTCTTTGCATTCGGAACTTCCCAGCTAATCAACCCTTAGCAATATCACTCACAGTAAGCTTCAATGGTGTAAGTGCAGCCTTATACAACCTTGTAGCCGATGCAATTGACTCATCGTCAActtctttatttctctttttgaaTGCTGTCATTCCCCTTGTCACTTCTGTAGCGGCATTGATCCCGATTCTCCGCCAACCCACTCTAGACCCTCTCCCACCTGATGGAGTTCGCCGCGACTCCCTCATATTTCTCATTTTGAATATCGTAGCTGTCCTAACTGGTGTTTACCTTCTTCTCTTTAGTTCAACCTCATTTGATGCAGCAACAGCTCGTCTCCTCTTAGCCGGTGCCATTTTCCTACTCATTTTCCCTCTGTGTATACCTGGCATTGTCTACGCTAGAAGTTGGGTTCGTCGTGTCATCCATTCTAGGATCCGCTTTGAAGGCTGGGGCTTGGTTCTTGTTGATGTTGATGATCTTGAGCTTCATAAAGAGCTTCTTTCACGTGAGAACAGTATGAATTATGGGAATGGATCTGTTGGTCACCTCTTGAACAATAACGAAAGACCTCCTTCAACTTTGTCATTTAGACAGAAGAGCGGATATCATAGCACCGAAGGGTGTTGTGGGGCAATTGTGGGCAAAGATCAGTTGGTAATGCTTGGGGAAGACCACACAGCACGAGCGCTTGTACGAAGGCTCGATTTTTGGCTATACTACTTCGCGTATTTTTGTGGAGGTACTATTGGTCTTGTGTACAGCAACAATCTAGGGCAGATAGCTCAATCGTTAGGACAGAGCTCCAAGACTTCAACCCTTGTCACACTTTATTCATCATTTTCCTTCTTTGGCCGATTGCTCTCAGCTGCACCAGACTACATACGTGC gaaattttattttgcaaGGACCGGATGGTTGACAATTGCACTTTTACCAACCCCAGTTGCGTTCTTGTTGCTAGCGTCATCAGGCAGCAGCTTGGCTTTGCACACAGGCACTGCACTAATCGGATTGAGCTCTGGATTCATTTTCGCAGCAGCTGTTTCAATCACATCGGAGCTCTTCGGGCCTAACAGCGTAGGTGTTAACCACAACATTCTTATTACCAACATACCAATTGGTTCGCTCGTCTATGGCTTTCTCGCAGCCATCGTTTATGATTCCAACGTGAGCTCTAACCTAAATATCTTAAGGACTGACTCGATTGTGTGCATGGGGAGGGACTGCTACTTCTTGACCTTTGTTTGGTGGGCATGCATATCGGTTCTTGGCTTAGGTTCAAGTGTGCTGTTATTCTTAAGAACCCGACATGCGTATGATCATTTTGAACATAATCGTTCAACACAACTCTTCTAA